In Chitinispirillum alkaliphilum, a genomic segment contains:
- a CDS encoding DNA polymerase III subunit epsilon has translation MDYRFAAIDFETADYGRDSACALSVIIVDGTQIEEKHSYLIRPPRKQFTFTNIHGITWEDVENKSSFPDLWPTIQTHFENISFIAAHNAPFDRSVLKKCCLVHSIQVPQIPFLCSMKLVRGALNLYPTNLPHVCSRFGITLKHHDAESDALACAKIIISCVQQGIILKPFIG, from the coding sequence ATGGATTACAGATTTGCAGCAATAGACTTTGAAACTGCAGATTATGGCCGTGATAGTGCGTGTGCGCTCTCTGTAATAATAGTTGATGGTACACAGATTGAGGAAAAACACAGTTATCTTATCAGGCCACCCCGCAAGCAATTTACCTTTACCAATATCCATGGTATTACCTGGGAAGATGTTGAGAACAAATCAAGTTTCCCTGATTTATGGCCAACGATACAAACTCATTTTGAAAACATATCCTTCATTGCTGCTCACAACGCTCCTTTCGACCGTTCCGTATTAAAGAAATGTTGCCTGGTTCATTCCATTCAAGTACCTCAGATCCCCTTTTTGTGTTCTATGAAACTGGTAAGAGGGGCTTTAAATCTCTATCCAACAAATTTACCCCATGTATGCAGTCGATTTGGTATAACCCTGAAACATCATGATGCGGAATCGGATGCATTGGCATGTGCAAAAATCATTATATCATGTGTACAGCAGGGAATAATTCTTAAACCATTTATTGGTTGA